A single genomic interval of Nitrospirota bacterium harbors:
- a CDS encoding TPM domain-containing protein — MKPFTDIERERIRRAVQQAESVTQGEIVPMIVPASALYREASYRTGFMLALLVLALLLTIEIYWLPWGWHAGNAGWLLLAVVVAYGFGQWLGRVPEIIRLVTSRERMVHKVTLRAEQAFYKHGLHNTEGRTGILILVSLLERRVHVLADKGLNDRVPPGTWDGLVSGMTDGIRRGQATDAICEAIAKCGILLGQISPAGSGDNPNELPDTLIQES; from the coding sequence ATGAAGCCCTTTACCGACATAGAGCGTGAGCGGATCAGGCGAGCGGTTCAACAGGCCGAGTCGGTCACGCAGGGTGAGATTGTGCCCATGATCGTCCCGGCTTCGGCTCTGTACCGTGAAGCCAGCTATCGAACCGGCTTCATGCTTGCCCTGCTCGTGCTGGCTCTCCTCCTGACGATCGAGATCTACTGGCTACCCTGGGGCTGGCATGCCGGCAATGCCGGCTGGCTCTTGTTGGCAGTCGTTGTGGCCTATGGATTCGGGCAATGGCTTGGCAGAGTTCCGGAGATCATCCGTCTCGTCACGTCACGCGAGCGCATGGTCCATAAAGTGACCCTGCGTGCCGAGCAGGCCTTCTACAAGCACGGGTTGCACAATACGGAAGGCCGTACAGGCATCCTCATCCTTGTTTCGTTGCTGGAGCGCCGCGTGCATGTCTTGGCGGACAAAGGTCTCAACGATCGCGTCCCTCCCGGCACATGGGACGGATTGGTCAGTGGCATGACCGACGGCATTCGAAGAGGACAAGCGACCGACGCCATCTGTGAGGCGATTGCGAAATGTGGAATCCTCCTTGGACAGATTAGTCCTGCCGGTTCAGGCGACAATCCGAACGAGTTGCCCGACACCTTGATTCAAGAATCATAA
- the murJ gene encoding murein biosynthesis integral membrane protein MurJ gives MSEPATSPGSPPASHDENHSVVKAAGVIGIGTFSSRILGFVRDMVLARLFGATPAADAFYVAFRIPSLLRELFAEGSMSSAFIPVFTEYRTLRTKQEAWELASAVFTTLLTIVALVTVMGILAAPWLVQLLAPGFDANPDKVALTTLLTRVMFPYLLFISLAALAMGILNSVRAFAAPAFSPLFLNVFMIGCALFVSPYLSEPIVGVAIGVVAGGAAQFAMQIPSLKLRGLLFGFRWEWGHPGLRRIGTLMIPSLLGLSVTQINITVSTILASFFAGGPTYLFYGMRLIQFPLGIFGVALATAILPTLSAQAARGALGELRETLGFGLRMILFIILPAMLGLILLRQPIIHLFFEHGSFTAHDTAETALVVFCYSVGLWAFGGVRIIVSAFYSLQDTRTPAISAAIAVAANLLFSLLLMSSLGPAGLALATALAAMVNGGILVGVLHRRLGGIEWGSVGRSSLRVLVASVPLVAICGWVAAAQVWAHPGDWLEKSIMLTMAIGLSVSGYLGVHALLHSEELVFVWGMVRKKLGRVIGR, from the coding sequence ATGTCCGAACCTGCCACGTCACCCGGCTCTCCACCAGCATCGCATGACGAAAATCATTCCGTCGTGAAAGCGGCTGGGGTGATCGGCATCGGTACATTTTCCAGCCGGATTCTCGGTTTCGTCCGCGACATGGTCTTGGCCCGCCTCTTCGGTGCCACGCCCGCCGCGGACGCGTTCTACGTCGCCTTTCGGATTCCCAGTTTACTGCGCGAACTCTTTGCCGAAGGATCGATGTCCTCGGCGTTCATTCCGGTCTTTACGGAATATCGGACGCTGCGCACCAAGCAGGAAGCCTGGGAGCTGGCCAGCGCCGTATTTACCACGCTGTTGACGATCGTCGCCCTGGTTACGGTCATGGGCATTCTTGCCGCGCCGTGGCTCGTGCAGCTTCTTGCGCCTGGATTTGACGCGAATCCTGATAAGGTTGCACTGACGACCCTGCTCACCCGCGTCATGTTCCCCTATCTTCTGTTTATCAGCCTGGCGGCGTTGGCGATGGGGATTCTCAACTCCGTGCGGGCCTTCGCGGCTCCGGCCTTCTCGCCGCTCTTTCTGAACGTCTTTATGATCGGCTGTGCATTGTTTGTATCACCGTACCTGTCGGAGCCGATTGTTGGCGTGGCCATCGGGGTGGTTGCAGGAGGGGCCGCCCAATTTGCCATGCAGATTCCCAGCCTGAAGCTGCGAGGGTTGTTGTTCGGATTTCGATGGGAGTGGGGGCATCCAGGGTTACGGCGGATCGGGACGCTGATGATCCCATCGCTTCTCGGTCTGTCGGTGACACAGATCAACATTACGGTGAGCACGATCCTCGCCTCTTTCTTTGCAGGCGGGCCGACCTATCTCTTTTACGGCATGCGGCTGATTCAGTTTCCGCTCGGAATTTTTGGTGTGGCATTGGCTACAGCCATCTTGCCGACCCTCTCTGCTCAGGCCGCGCGCGGCGCGTTGGGAGAATTGCGGGAGACATTGGGATTCGGCTTGCGCATGATCCTGTTCATCATTCTTCCAGCGATGCTGGGGTTGATCCTCCTGCGGCAACCGATCATCCATCTGTTTTTCGAGCATGGGTCCTTCACGGCGCACGATACGGCTGAGACTGCGCTCGTGGTGTTTTGTTATTCCGTCGGTCTCTGGGCCTTCGGAGGAGTCCGTATCATTGTTTCGGCCTTTTATTCATTGCAAGATACGCGGACGCCGGCCATCTCAGCAGCTATTGCCGTTGCGGCCAATCTCCTGTTCTCACTTCTACTCATGTCGTCGCTTGGTCCGGCTGGTCTGGCCTTGGCCACCGCCTTGGCGGCGATGGTGAATGGAGGGATCTTAGTCGGGGTGCTGCATCGCCGGTTAGGCGGCATCGAGTGGGGCTCGGTGGGACGCTCGTCGCTCCGTGTGCTGGTCGCCTCTGTGCCGTTGGTTGCGATCTGTGGCTGGGTTGCGGCAGCGCAGGTGTGGGCGCATCCCGGTGATTGGCTCGAGAAGTCGATCATGCTTACGATGGCAATTGGCTTGAGCGTGAGCGGCTATCTGGGCGTCCATGCTCTGCTGCATTCTGAAGAGCTTGTGTTTGTGTGGGGAATGGTACGGAAAAAATTGGGGCGAGTGATCGGCCGTTGA
- a CDS encoding LemA family protein, with product MGSRISLCATIAMTMVFVGLSGCGYNDLQGLDEDTKAAWSEVINQYQRRADLIPNLVATVKGYAAHEKDTLEGVVQARAQATGIQVTPETLKDPAAFEQFQKSQAGLTSALGRLIAIAENYPNLKADQNFRDLQSQLEGTENRIAVARKRYIEKVAEYNKGVRYFPTNLTAKFLLHLEEKPNFTVADEKAVAKPPEVKFN from the coding sequence ATGGGCAGTCGGATCTCGTTATGTGCCACCATCGCCATGACGATGGTGTTTGTCGGGCTCTCAGGGTGCGGTTATAACGATCTCCAGGGGTTGGACGAAGATACCAAAGCCGCCTGGAGTGAAGTGATCAATCAGTACCAACGGCGAGCCGATCTGATCCCGAACCTGGTTGCGACTGTCAAGGGTTACGCCGCGCATGAGAAGGATACGCTTGAAGGGGTCGTGCAGGCGCGTGCACAAGCCACGGGAATTCAGGTGACGCCAGAAACGTTAAAAGACCCAGCCGCCTTCGAACAATTCCAAAAATCACAGGCCGGTCTTACGTCGGCGTTGGGCCGCCTCATCGCCATTGCAGAAAATTATCCCAATCTGAAAGCCGACCAGAACTTCCGTGATCTTCAGAGCCAACTCGAGGGGACTGAAAATCGCATTGCTGTTGCGCGCAAACGTTACATCGAGAAAGTGGCGGAGTATAACAAGGGTGTCCGCTATTTTCCCACGAACCTAACGGCGAAGTTTCTCCTCCATCTGGAAGAGAAGCCGAACTTTACCGTGGCGGATGAAAAGGCTGTGGCCAAGCCGCCAGAGGTCAAATTTAACTGA
- a CDS encoding methylated-DNA--[protein]-cysteine S-methyltransferase has translation MHQAIVFKTRWGWMGISESSKGIDAMVMPRVSRRALLSELPADSVELLEGRASSRLREAQAQLIDYLDGARQSFDLPLDLSGGTSFQQKVWRTLLSISYGRLRSYQWVAMRVGGSHYARAVGNAVGANPMPIIIPCHRIVAHDGSIGGFSCGLPLKRKLLTLEGTIAQLRPER, from the coding sequence ATGCATCAGGCGATCGTCTTCAAAACACGATGGGGCTGGATGGGCATTTCCGAATCGTCGAAAGGTATTGACGCGATGGTGATGCCCCGGGTGTCGCGCCGGGCCCTGTTATCCGAGCTGCCAGCGGACTCTGTGGAGTTACTGGAGGGCCGGGCCTCTTCACGATTGCGAGAGGCACAGGCCCAATTGATCGACTATCTCGACGGAGCACGTCAATCCTTCGATCTGCCGCTCGACCTCTCGGGAGGGACGAGCTTTCAGCAAAAGGTCTGGCGAACGCTGCTGAGCATTTCCTATGGCAGGCTGCGATCCTATCAATGGGTCGCTATGCGCGTGGGAGGCAGCCACTATGCCCGTGCTGTCGGTAATGCCGTGGGGGCGAATCCGATGCCGATTATCATTCCATGCCATCGGATCGTGGCACATGATGGGTCGATTGGTGGATTTTCCTGCGGTCTGCCGTTGAAACGCAAACTGCTCACTCTTGAGGGCACGATCGCGCAGCTTCGGCCGGAACGGTAA
- a CDS encoding VOC family protein yields the protein MKDALFHLAFPTHDVAAAKRFYVEGLGCTLGRESSRAVLFGLAGHQLVAHLTAEPLSPQQGIYPRHFGLVFLSKDSWQRLLEQAQVNSLSFYQQPRLRFPGTSLEHHTFFLEDPSGNLLEFKHYLHESAIFGEQGSSEIGDSSPLE from the coding sequence ATGAAGGATGCATTGTTTCATCTGGCCTTTCCCACGCACGATGTGGCGGCGGCGAAACGTTTCTATGTCGAAGGACTGGGTTGTACGTTGGGGCGTGAATCGAGCCGCGCGGTCCTATTCGGACTGGCAGGGCACCAACTTGTGGCCCATCTGACTGCGGAGCCCCTGTCGCCGCAACAGGGCATTTATCCCCGCCATTTTGGCCTGGTATTTTTATCGAAAGATTCGTGGCAGCGGTTGTTGGAGCAGGCTCAGGTAAACAGCTTGTCTTTTTACCAACAGCCTCGTCTCCGGTTCCCCGGCACCAGCCTCGAACACCACACCTTCTTTCTCGAAGATCCCTCCGGGAACCTCCTCGAATTCAAACATTACCTGCATGAGTCGGCGATCTTTGGCGAACAGGGTTCGTCCGAGATCGGTGATTCCTCGCCTCTCGAATAA
- a CDS encoding isoaspartyl peptidase/L-asparaginase family protein, with protein sequence MTSSAPLILAHGGAGRRRMTPTQATCLADALVIGYAILEQGGPALIAVECTIGLLEQSGLFNAGRGANRQLDGVQRMDASIMEGAQLGAGAVASIEGILHPITAARLVMEETPHILLVGPQASKFAQYCQLAPLPKARSPRRSTGRSFPSTSAAQTMRLYRAMLQSQKAGKDQHGTVGAVALDQFGTVAAGASTGGVDSMLPGRVGDSPLIGCGVYADNQSGAVSMTGVGEGIIRLVIAKTICDYLAMGKSPAVAARQVLRMLVSRVQGSAGALVLSPDGRCAIKHVTPYMAAGWWKGRGTPTVRGQFP encoded by the coding sequence TTGACCAGTTCCGCTCCCCTCATTCTTGCCCATGGAGGCGCAGGTCGTCGACGCATGACGCCGACGCAGGCCACCTGCCTGGCCGATGCGCTCGTCATCGGCTATGCCATTCTTGAGCAGGGAGGCCCTGCCCTCATCGCCGTCGAATGTACGATCGGTCTCTTGGAACAGTCCGGTCTGTTTAACGCAGGGCGAGGGGCGAATCGCCAGCTCGATGGCGTGCAGCGGATGGACGCCTCGATCATGGAAGGGGCGCAGCTCGGAGCCGGCGCGGTCGCTTCGATCGAAGGGATTCTGCACCCGATTACCGCCGCCCGACTGGTCATGGAGGAGACCCCTCACATCTTGCTCGTCGGACCCCAGGCCTCGAAATTTGCGCAATATTGTCAATTGGCTCCATTGCCCAAAGCGCGGTCGCCTCGCCGGAGTACCGGTCGATCTTTTCCCTCAACGTCCGCCGCGCAGACGATGCGGCTCTATCGCGCGATGTTACAATCTCAGAAGGCCGGCAAGGACCAGCATGGAACCGTCGGCGCGGTCGCCTTGGATCAGTTTGGAACGGTGGCGGCAGGGGCATCGACCGGGGGCGTCGATTCGATGTTGCCTGGGAGGGTTGGCGACAGTCCGCTTATTGGCTGCGGCGTGTATGCGGACAATCAGAGCGGTGCCGTGTCGATGACCGGTGTCGGAGAGGGGATCATCCGTCTTGTCATCGCCAAGACCATCTGCGATTATCTAGCGATGGGGAAAAGTCCTGCAGTTGCAGCTCGACAGGTGTTGCGTATGTTGGTGTCTCGGGTCCAAGGGTCGGCCGGGGCCTTAGTCCTTTCGCCGGACGGACGATGTGCCATCAAGCATGTGACGCCCTATATGGCCGCGGGCTGGTGGAAGGGGAGGGGGACACCTACGGTTCGAGGGCAGTTTCCATGA
- a CDS encoding TPM domain-containing protein — MSRVWRGPARLMVFLGILLMATSAWALEVPALTGRVVDLAHVLPADVAASLSRDLEAHETKTSNQVAVLILPTLEGEPLEAFSHRVGATWKLGQRGTGNGVLLLVALRERKVRIEVGYGLEGPLTDLRSAHIIRQEIVPRFRTGDLPRGIIAGVQAILGTIEGTYQAEEVLADRARSGQEPTGLQYVIIGIVVGTLAGIVLSHGLQRTRALLGSLLAFLVAQSATVGLGLLAAVVTAFLLWLILRANRGAGQGGGWGEGFMTGSGGGFGGSFGGGGGGFSGGGGDFSGGGASGDW, encoded by the coding sequence ATGAGCCGTGTCTGGCGAGGGCCGGCGCGGCTCATGGTTTTTCTCGGCATACTGCTCATGGCCACCTCGGCCTGGGCGCTGGAGGTACCGGCCCTCACGGGCCGCGTCGTGGACCTTGCACATGTGTTGCCGGCTGATGTCGCAGCTTCACTCAGCCGCGACCTCGAGGCTCACGAGACGAAAACCAGCAATCAAGTGGCCGTGCTGATTCTGCCGACACTTGAAGGCGAGCCGCTCGAAGCCTTCTCTCATCGCGTCGGTGCCACCTGGAAACTTGGCCAGAGGGGGACGGGGAATGGCGTGCTGCTGCTCGTCGCCCTGCGCGAGCGAAAAGTCCGCATAGAAGTCGGCTATGGCCTCGAAGGTCCCTTGACGGACCTGAGGTCCGCTCACATTATTCGCCAGGAGATTGTGCCTCGGTTTCGGACAGGTGATCTGCCTCGCGGGATTATTGCCGGAGTCCAGGCTATCCTCGGTACCATTGAAGGTACCTATCAGGCAGAGGAGGTCTTGGCCGATCGCGCTCGTTCCGGTCAGGAGCCGACGGGCCTTCAGTATGTGATCATAGGGATTGTCGTCGGGACTCTGGCCGGTATCGTGTTGAGCCATGGGCTTCAACGTACCCGTGCGTTGCTCGGGAGCCTGCTCGCCTTCCTCGTGGCACAGTCTGCGACGGTGGGGTTGGGGCTTCTGGCCGCCGTCGTGACGGCGTTCTTGCTGTGGCTCATCCTGCGAGCCAACCGTGGAGCAGGCCAGGGTGGAGGATGGGGAGAAGGTTTCATGACGGGATCTGGTGGCGGATTCGGCGGTTCATTTGGCGGCGGCGGCGGCGGATTCAGTGGCGGGGGTGGTGACTTTAGCGGCGGCGGTGCCTCGGGAGATTGGTAG